A genomic window from Triplophysa dalaica isolate WHDGS20190420 chromosome 24, ASM1584641v1, whole genome shotgun sequence includes:
- the wt1a gene encoding WT1 transcription factor a isoform X6 produces the protein MGSDVRDLNTLLPPVPTLPGGNSNCTLPVSSTSQWAPMLDFHTGSPYSSLAPHSFIKQEPTWGTADPHEDPHCGLSAFTLHFSGQFTGTGACRYGAFGAPTPSQPPPSQPRMFSNAPYLSNCMESQPSSRSQGYSAVAFDGASNYGHTPTHHTSQFPNHTFKHEDPITQQSNMGDQQYPVPPPVYGCHTPSDSCTGSQALLLRNPYNSHAAGYESDPSTPMVYSCSTQYRIHTHGVFRGIQDVRRVPGITPALVRSSETNEKRPFMCAYPGCNKRYFKLSHLQMHSRKHTGEKPYQCDFTDCGRRFSRSDQLKRHQRRHTGVKPFQCDTCQRKFSRSDHLKTHTRTHTGEKPFNCRWPNCQKKFARSDELVRHHNMHQRNLTKLQLSI, from the exons ATGGGATCTGATGTACGTGACCTCAACACGCTCCTTCCCCCCGTGCCCACGTTGCCAGGGGGGAACAGTAACTGCACCCTTCCCGTAAGCAGTACTTCACAGTGGGCCCCAATGCTGGACTTCCACACCGGTTCACCTTACAGCTCGCTGGCCCCGCACTCCTTTATCAAGCAGGAGCCCACCTGGGGCACGGCCGACCCCCATGAGGACCCTCACTGTGGTTTGAGTGCCTTCACTCTGCACTTCTCTGGACAGTTCACTGGCACTGGGGCCTGCAGGTACGGAGCCTTTGGGGCCCCCACGCCCAGTCAACCTCCACCCAGCCAGCCGAGGATGTTCAGCAACGCTCCTTACCTGTCTAACTGCATGGAGAGCCAACCCAGCTCCAGAAGTCAGG GTTATAGCGCGGTTGCTTTTGATGGAGCCTCCAACTATGGACACACTCCAACCCACCACACCTCACAGTTTCCCAACCATACCTTCAAACATGAAGACCCCATCACTCAGCAAAGCAACATGG gtgacCAGCAGTATCCTGTCCCTCCGCCGGTATACGGCTGTCACACGCCTTCAGACAGCTGTACAGGGAGTCAGGCTTTGCTCCTGAGGAACCCATACAACAG CCATGCAGCGGGTTATGAAAGTGACCCCAGCACGCCCATGGTCTACAGCTGCAGCACACAGTACCGCATACACACCCATGGCGTCTTCAGAGGCATTCAG GATGTGAGGAGGGTACCGGGCATTACCCCAGCGTTAGTGCGCTCATCCGAGACGAACGAAAAGAGGCCGTTCATGTGCGCCTACCCAGGGTGCAACAAAAGATACTTTAAACTTTCTCACTTACAGATGCACAGTCGTAAACACACAG GGGAGAAACCCTATCAGTGTGACTTCACAGACTGCGGTCGTAGATTTTCCAGATCGGACCAGCTGAAAAGGCACCAGAGAAGACACACAG gGGTTAAGCCCTTCCAGTGTGACACCTGTCAGAGAAAGTTCTCACGGTCAGACCACCTTAAGACCCACACCCGGACACATACAG GCGAGAAACCCTTTAACTGCAGATGGCCAAATTGTCAGAAGAAATTCGCCAGGTCCGATGAGCTTGTGAGGCACCACAACATGCATCAGAGGAATCTGACGAAGTTGCAACTCTCTATTTGA
- the wt1a gene encoding WT1 transcription factor a isoform X5 has protein sequence MGSDVRDLNTLLPPVPTLPGGNSNCTLPVSSTSQWAPMLDFHTGSPYSSLAPHSFIKQEPTWGTADPHEDPHCGLSAFTLHFSGQFTGTGACRYGAFGAPTPSQPPPSQPRMFSNAPYLSNCMESQPSSRSQGYSAVAFDGASNYGHTPTHHTSQFPNHTFKHEDPITQQSNMGDQQYPVPPPVYGCHTPSDSCTGSQALLLRNPYNSHAAGYESDPSTPMVYSCSTQYRIHTHGVFRGIQDVRRVPGITPALVRSSETNEKRPFMCAYPGCNKRYFKLSHLQMHSRKHTGEKPYQCDFTDCGRRFSRSDQLKRHQRRHTGVKPFQCDTCQRKFSRSDHLKTHTRTHTGKTSEKPFNCRWPNCQKKFARSDELVRHHNMHQRNLTKLQLSI, from the exons ATGGGATCTGATGTACGTGACCTCAACACGCTCCTTCCCCCCGTGCCCACGTTGCCAGGGGGGAACAGTAACTGCACCCTTCCCGTAAGCAGTACTTCACAGTGGGCCCCAATGCTGGACTTCCACACCGGTTCACCTTACAGCTCGCTGGCCCCGCACTCCTTTATCAAGCAGGAGCCCACCTGGGGCACGGCCGACCCCCATGAGGACCCTCACTGTGGTTTGAGTGCCTTCACTCTGCACTTCTCTGGACAGTTCACTGGCACTGGGGCCTGCAGGTACGGAGCCTTTGGGGCCCCCACGCCCAGTCAACCTCCACCCAGCCAGCCGAGGATGTTCAGCAACGCTCCTTACCTGTCTAACTGCATGGAGAGCCAACCCAGCTCCAGAAGTCAGG GTTATAGCGCGGTTGCTTTTGATGGAGCCTCCAACTATGGACACACTCCAACCCACCACACCTCACAGTTTCCCAACCATACCTTCAAACATGAAGACCCCATCACTCAGCAAAGCAACATGG gtgacCAGCAGTATCCTGTCCCTCCGCCGGTATACGGCTGTCACACGCCTTCAGACAGCTGTACAGGGAGTCAGGCTTTGCTCCTGAGGAACCCATACAACAG CCATGCAGCGGGTTATGAAAGTGACCCCAGCACGCCCATGGTCTACAGCTGCAGCACACAGTACCGCATACACACCCATGGCGTCTTCAGAGGCATTCAG GATGTGAGGAGGGTACCGGGCATTACCCCAGCGTTAGTGCGCTCATCCGAGACGAACGAAAAGAGGCCGTTCATGTGCGCCTACCCAGGGTGCAACAAAAGATACTTTAAACTTTCTCACTTACAGATGCACAGTCGTAAACACACAG GGGAGAAACCCTATCAGTGTGACTTCACAGACTGCGGTCGTAGATTTTCCAGATCGGACCAGCTGAAAAGGCACCAGAGAAGACACACAG gGGTTAAGCCCTTCCAGTGTGACACCTGTCAGAGAAAGTTCTCACGGTCAGACCACCTTAAGACCCACACCCGGACACATACAGGTAAAACAA GCGAGAAACCCTTTAACTGCAGATGGCCAAATTGTCAGAAGAAATTCGCCAGGTCCGATGAGCTTGTGAGGCACCACAACATGCATCAGAGGAATCTGACGAAGTTGCAACTCTCTATTTGA
- the wt1a gene encoding WT1 transcription factor a isoform X1, protein MGSDVRDLNTLLPPVPTLPGGNSNCTLPVSSTSQWAPMLDFHTGSPYSSLAPHSFIKQEPTWGTADPHEDPHCGLSAFTLHFSGQFTGTGACRYGAFGAPTPSQPPPSQPRMFSNAPYLSNCMESQPSSRSQGYSAVAFDGASNYGHTPTHHTSQFPNHTFKHEDPITQQSNMGDQQYPVPPPVYGCHTPSDSCTGSQALLLRNPYNSSDNLYQMASQLECMGWNPVNSLASTIKSHAAGYESDPSTPMVYSCSTQYRIHTHGVFRGIQDVRRVPGITPALVRSSETNEKRPFMCAYPGCNKRYFKLSHLQMHSRKHTGEKPYQCDFTDCGRRFSRSDQLKRHQRRHTGVKPFQCDTCQRKFSRSDHLKTHTRTHTGKTSEKPFNCRWPNCQKKFARSDELVRHHNMHQRNLTKLQLSI, encoded by the exons ATGGGATCTGATGTACGTGACCTCAACACGCTCCTTCCCCCCGTGCCCACGTTGCCAGGGGGGAACAGTAACTGCACCCTTCCCGTAAGCAGTACTTCACAGTGGGCCCCAATGCTGGACTTCCACACCGGTTCACCTTACAGCTCGCTGGCCCCGCACTCCTTTATCAAGCAGGAGCCCACCTGGGGCACGGCCGACCCCCATGAGGACCCTCACTGTGGTTTGAGTGCCTTCACTCTGCACTTCTCTGGACAGTTCACTGGCACTGGGGCCTGCAGGTACGGAGCCTTTGGGGCCCCCACGCCCAGTCAACCTCCACCCAGCCAGCCGAGGATGTTCAGCAACGCTCCTTACCTGTCTAACTGCATGGAGAGCCAACCCAGCTCCAGAAGTCAGG GTTATAGCGCGGTTGCTTTTGATGGAGCCTCCAACTATGGACACACTCCAACCCACCACACCTCACAGTTTCCCAACCATACCTTCAAACATGAAGACCCCATCACTCAGCAAAGCAACATGG gtgacCAGCAGTATCCTGTCCCTCCGCCGGTATACGGCTGTCACACGCCTTCAGACAGCTGTACAGGGAGTCAGGCTTTGCTCCTGAGGAACCCATACAACAG CAGTGATAATTTATATCAAATGGCGTCACAGTTGGAGTGCATGGGGTGGAACCCTGTCAACAGTCTGGCGTCCACCATTAAGAG CCATGCAGCGGGTTATGAAAGTGACCCCAGCACGCCCATGGTCTACAGCTGCAGCACACAGTACCGCATACACACCCATGGCGTCTTCAGAGGCATTCAG GATGTGAGGAGGGTACCGGGCATTACCCCAGCGTTAGTGCGCTCATCCGAGACGAACGAAAAGAGGCCGTTCATGTGCGCCTACCCAGGGTGCAACAAAAGATACTTTAAACTTTCTCACTTACAGATGCACAGTCGTAAACACACAG GGGAGAAACCCTATCAGTGTGACTTCACAGACTGCGGTCGTAGATTTTCCAGATCGGACCAGCTGAAAAGGCACCAGAGAAGACACACAG gGGTTAAGCCCTTCCAGTGTGACACCTGTCAGAGAAAGTTCTCACGGTCAGACCACCTTAAGACCCACACCCGGACACATACAGGTAAAACAA GCGAGAAACCCTTTAACTGCAGATGGCCAAATTGTCAGAAGAAATTCGCCAGGTCCGATGAGCTTGTGAGGCACCACAACATGCATCAGAGGAATCTGACGAAGTTGCAACTCTCTATTTGA
- the wt1a gene encoding WT1 transcription factor a isoform X2, which translates to MGSDVRDLNTLLPPVPTLPGGNSNCTLPVSSTSQWAPMLDFHTGSPYSSLAPHSFIKQEPTWGTADPHEDPHCGLSAFTLHFSGQFTGTGACRYGAFGAPTPSQPPPSQPRMFSNAPYLSNCMESQPSSRSQGYSAVAFDGASNYGHTPTHHTSQFPNHTFKHEDPITQQSNMGDQQYPVPPPVYGCHTPSDSCTGSQALLLRNPYNSDNLYQMASQLECMGWNPVNSLASTIKSHAAGYESDPSTPMVYSCSTQYRIHTHGVFRGIQDVRRVPGITPALVRSSETNEKRPFMCAYPGCNKRYFKLSHLQMHSRKHTGEKPYQCDFTDCGRRFSRSDQLKRHQRRHTGVKPFQCDTCQRKFSRSDHLKTHTRTHTGKTSEKPFNCRWPNCQKKFARSDELVRHHNMHQRNLTKLQLSI; encoded by the exons ATGGGATCTGATGTACGTGACCTCAACACGCTCCTTCCCCCCGTGCCCACGTTGCCAGGGGGGAACAGTAACTGCACCCTTCCCGTAAGCAGTACTTCACAGTGGGCCCCAATGCTGGACTTCCACACCGGTTCACCTTACAGCTCGCTGGCCCCGCACTCCTTTATCAAGCAGGAGCCCACCTGGGGCACGGCCGACCCCCATGAGGACCCTCACTGTGGTTTGAGTGCCTTCACTCTGCACTTCTCTGGACAGTTCACTGGCACTGGGGCCTGCAGGTACGGAGCCTTTGGGGCCCCCACGCCCAGTCAACCTCCACCCAGCCAGCCGAGGATGTTCAGCAACGCTCCTTACCTGTCTAACTGCATGGAGAGCCAACCCAGCTCCAGAAGTCAGG GTTATAGCGCGGTTGCTTTTGATGGAGCCTCCAACTATGGACACACTCCAACCCACCACACCTCACAGTTTCCCAACCATACCTTCAAACATGAAGACCCCATCACTCAGCAAAGCAACATGG gtgacCAGCAGTATCCTGTCCCTCCGCCGGTATACGGCTGTCACACGCCTTCAGACAGCTGTACAGGGAGTCAGGCTTTGCTCCTGAGGAACCCATACAACAG TGATAATTTATATCAAATGGCGTCACAGTTGGAGTGCATGGGGTGGAACCCTGTCAACAGTCTGGCGTCCACCATTAAGAG CCATGCAGCGGGTTATGAAAGTGACCCCAGCACGCCCATGGTCTACAGCTGCAGCACACAGTACCGCATACACACCCATGGCGTCTTCAGAGGCATTCAG GATGTGAGGAGGGTACCGGGCATTACCCCAGCGTTAGTGCGCTCATCCGAGACGAACGAAAAGAGGCCGTTCATGTGCGCCTACCCAGGGTGCAACAAAAGATACTTTAAACTTTCTCACTTACAGATGCACAGTCGTAAACACACAG GGGAGAAACCCTATCAGTGTGACTTCACAGACTGCGGTCGTAGATTTTCCAGATCGGACCAGCTGAAAAGGCACCAGAGAAGACACACAG gGGTTAAGCCCTTCCAGTGTGACACCTGTCAGAGAAAGTTCTCACGGTCAGACCACCTTAAGACCCACACCCGGACACATACAGGTAAAACAA GCGAGAAACCCTTTAACTGCAGATGGCCAAATTGTCAGAAGAAATTCGCCAGGTCCGATGAGCTTGTGAGGCACCACAACATGCATCAGAGGAATCTGACGAAGTTGCAACTCTCTATTTGA
- the wt1a gene encoding WT1 transcription factor a isoform X3 has product MGSDVRDLNTLLPPVPTLPGGNSNCTLPVSSTSQWAPMLDFHTGSPYSSLAPHSFIKQEPTWGTADPHEDPHCGLSAFTLHFSGQFTGTGACRYGAFGAPTPSQPPPSQPRMFSNAPYLSNCMESQPSSRSQGYSAVAFDGASNYGHTPTHHTSQFPNHTFKHEDPITQQSNMGDQQYPVPPPVYGCHTPSDSCTGSQALLLRNPYNSSDNLYQMASQLECMGWNPVNSLASTIKSHAAGYESDPSTPMVYSCSTQYRIHTHGVFRGIQDVRRVPGITPALVRSSETNEKRPFMCAYPGCNKRYFKLSHLQMHSRKHTGEKPYQCDFTDCGRRFSRSDQLKRHQRRHTGVKPFQCDTCQRKFSRSDHLKTHTRTHTGEKPFNCRWPNCQKKFARSDELVRHHNMHQRNLTKLQLSI; this is encoded by the exons ATGGGATCTGATGTACGTGACCTCAACACGCTCCTTCCCCCCGTGCCCACGTTGCCAGGGGGGAACAGTAACTGCACCCTTCCCGTAAGCAGTACTTCACAGTGGGCCCCAATGCTGGACTTCCACACCGGTTCACCTTACAGCTCGCTGGCCCCGCACTCCTTTATCAAGCAGGAGCCCACCTGGGGCACGGCCGACCCCCATGAGGACCCTCACTGTGGTTTGAGTGCCTTCACTCTGCACTTCTCTGGACAGTTCACTGGCACTGGGGCCTGCAGGTACGGAGCCTTTGGGGCCCCCACGCCCAGTCAACCTCCACCCAGCCAGCCGAGGATGTTCAGCAACGCTCCTTACCTGTCTAACTGCATGGAGAGCCAACCCAGCTCCAGAAGTCAGG GTTATAGCGCGGTTGCTTTTGATGGAGCCTCCAACTATGGACACACTCCAACCCACCACACCTCACAGTTTCCCAACCATACCTTCAAACATGAAGACCCCATCACTCAGCAAAGCAACATGG gtgacCAGCAGTATCCTGTCCCTCCGCCGGTATACGGCTGTCACACGCCTTCAGACAGCTGTACAGGGAGTCAGGCTTTGCTCCTGAGGAACCCATACAACAG CAGTGATAATTTATATCAAATGGCGTCACAGTTGGAGTGCATGGGGTGGAACCCTGTCAACAGTCTGGCGTCCACCATTAAGAG CCATGCAGCGGGTTATGAAAGTGACCCCAGCACGCCCATGGTCTACAGCTGCAGCACACAGTACCGCATACACACCCATGGCGTCTTCAGAGGCATTCAG GATGTGAGGAGGGTACCGGGCATTACCCCAGCGTTAGTGCGCTCATCCGAGACGAACGAAAAGAGGCCGTTCATGTGCGCCTACCCAGGGTGCAACAAAAGATACTTTAAACTTTCTCACTTACAGATGCACAGTCGTAAACACACAG GGGAGAAACCCTATCAGTGTGACTTCACAGACTGCGGTCGTAGATTTTCCAGATCGGACCAGCTGAAAAGGCACCAGAGAAGACACACAG gGGTTAAGCCCTTCCAGTGTGACACCTGTCAGAGAAAGTTCTCACGGTCAGACCACCTTAAGACCCACACCCGGACACATACAG GCGAGAAACCCTTTAACTGCAGATGGCCAAATTGTCAGAAGAAATTCGCCAGGTCCGATGAGCTTGTGAGGCACCACAACATGCATCAGAGGAATCTGACGAAGTTGCAACTCTCTATTTGA
- the wt1a gene encoding WT1 transcription factor a isoform X4, with the protein MGSDVRDLNTLLPPVPTLPGGNSNCTLPVSSTSQWAPMLDFHTGSPYSSLAPHSFIKQEPTWGTADPHEDPHCGLSAFTLHFSGQFTGTGACRYGAFGAPTPSQPPPSQPRMFSNAPYLSNCMESQPSSRSQGYSAVAFDGASNYGHTPTHHTSQFPNHTFKHEDPITQQSNMGDQQYPVPPPVYGCHTPSDSCTGSQALLLRNPYNSDNLYQMASQLECMGWNPVNSLASTIKSHAAGYESDPSTPMVYSCSTQYRIHTHGVFRGIQDVRRVPGITPALVRSSETNEKRPFMCAYPGCNKRYFKLSHLQMHSRKHTGEKPYQCDFTDCGRRFSRSDQLKRHQRRHTGVKPFQCDTCQRKFSRSDHLKTHTRTHTGEKPFNCRWPNCQKKFARSDELVRHHNMHQRNLTKLQLSI; encoded by the exons ATGGGATCTGATGTACGTGACCTCAACACGCTCCTTCCCCCCGTGCCCACGTTGCCAGGGGGGAACAGTAACTGCACCCTTCCCGTAAGCAGTACTTCACAGTGGGCCCCAATGCTGGACTTCCACACCGGTTCACCTTACAGCTCGCTGGCCCCGCACTCCTTTATCAAGCAGGAGCCCACCTGGGGCACGGCCGACCCCCATGAGGACCCTCACTGTGGTTTGAGTGCCTTCACTCTGCACTTCTCTGGACAGTTCACTGGCACTGGGGCCTGCAGGTACGGAGCCTTTGGGGCCCCCACGCCCAGTCAACCTCCACCCAGCCAGCCGAGGATGTTCAGCAACGCTCCTTACCTGTCTAACTGCATGGAGAGCCAACCCAGCTCCAGAAGTCAGG GTTATAGCGCGGTTGCTTTTGATGGAGCCTCCAACTATGGACACACTCCAACCCACCACACCTCACAGTTTCCCAACCATACCTTCAAACATGAAGACCCCATCACTCAGCAAAGCAACATGG gtgacCAGCAGTATCCTGTCCCTCCGCCGGTATACGGCTGTCACACGCCTTCAGACAGCTGTACAGGGAGTCAGGCTTTGCTCCTGAGGAACCCATACAACAG TGATAATTTATATCAAATGGCGTCACAGTTGGAGTGCATGGGGTGGAACCCTGTCAACAGTCTGGCGTCCACCATTAAGAG CCATGCAGCGGGTTATGAAAGTGACCCCAGCACGCCCATGGTCTACAGCTGCAGCACACAGTACCGCATACACACCCATGGCGTCTTCAGAGGCATTCAG GATGTGAGGAGGGTACCGGGCATTACCCCAGCGTTAGTGCGCTCATCCGAGACGAACGAAAAGAGGCCGTTCATGTGCGCCTACCCAGGGTGCAACAAAAGATACTTTAAACTTTCTCACTTACAGATGCACAGTCGTAAACACACAG GGGAGAAACCCTATCAGTGTGACTTCACAGACTGCGGTCGTAGATTTTCCAGATCGGACCAGCTGAAAAGGCACCAGAGAAGACACACAG gGGTTAAGCCCTTCCAGTGTGACACCTGTCAGAGAAAGTTCTCACGGTCAGACCACCTTAAGACCCACACCCGGACACATACAG GCGAGAAACCCTTTAACTGCAGATGGCCAAATTGTCAGAAGAAATTCGCCAGGTCCGATGAGCTTGTGAGGCACCACAACATGCATCAGAGGAATCTGACGAAGTTGCAACTCTCTATTTGA